A region from the Leptospirillum ferriphilum ML-04 genome encodes:
- a CDS encoding transposase family protein, with the protein MSVPRAEARGRRFTKLFERLAIDVLKSCDVSSAAALLRISWDETWSIQ; encoded by the coding sequence GTGTCGGTTCCCCGGGCTGAAGCCCGGGGACGACGATTCACCAAGCTATTTGAGCGCTTGGCGATTGATGTTCTGAAGTCGTGTGACGTCTCCAGTGCGGCCGCCCTCCTCCGGATCAGCTGGGACGAGACCTGGAGTATCCAGTAG